A genomic region of Barnesiella viscericola DSM 18177 contains the following coding sequences:
- a CDS encoding Lrp/AsnC family transcriptional regulator, protein MEILDKTDLQILRVLQTNSRLTTKELASRVNLSPTPVFERVKRLEANGYIKKYVAVLDPAKLNRGFVVFCSVKLIRLNRDIATEFTRIVREIPEVTECYNISGDYDYLLKIHAPDMKYYQEFILNVLGTIESMGSLMSTFVMDEVKHEYGIPL, encoded by the coding sequence ATGGAGATACTGGACAAAACCGACTTGCAGATTCTGCGTGTATTGCAAACAAACTCGCGTCTTACCACCAAGGAGCTGGCGTCGCGGGTCAACCTGTCGCCTACGCCGGTATTCGAGCGGGTGAAACGGCTCGAAGCCAACGGCTATATCAAGAAGTATGTGGCTGTGCTCGACCCGGCCAAGCTGAACCGCGGCTTTGTGGTTTTTTGCAGTGTGAAGCTGATCCGGCTCAACCGTGACATTGCTACCGAGTTTACTCGCATCGTGCGCGAGATTCCCGAGGTGACCGAGTGCTATAACATCTCGGGCGACTATGATTATCTGCTCAAAATCCATGCCCCCGATATGAAATACTATCAGGAGTTTATCCTCAATGTGCTGGGGACTATCGAGAGTATGGGGTCGCTCATGAGTACCTTTGTGATGGACGAGGTGAAACACGAATACGGCATACCGCTGTAA
- a CDS encoding DNA polymerase III subunit gamma/tau — MDNYIVSARKYRPSTFRSVVGQKALTQTLKNAIDSKKLAHAYLFCGPRGVGKTSCARIFAKTINCFHPTESGEACNECESCRAFNEQRSYNIIELDAASNNSVDDIRTLIDQVRIPPQVGQYKVFIIDEVHMLSAAAFNAFLKTLEEPPHHAIFILATTEKHKILPTILSRCQVYDFQRITTADIAEHLQYVASQEGITAEPEALDIIAQKADGGMRDALSIFDQVVSFTGGHITYKAVIENLNVLDYEYYFRLVDAFLQGNVPQALLIFKEVRDHGFEGQFFIGGLSRHLRDLLVSKDPSTLPLLEVSASVAQRYGEQAQKCSLAFLYRAMELSNRCDLDYRISNNKQFLVELTLIQICQIIHPVGSTPQEPPLQKINPPTPGNVPQPAPAAQPQPQNRPASQPQAQAPHQPQAQAQPAPQTATAEPQATYRPATIRPTAPTHKPAAAAPAAQSRKAAPVRISIHQKPAEAAPAEQAAAAQAVLDTPFTEEALNTAWLAYTQTIPTEVVLVNTMQSCRPKLLDPRTFVVSVDSQIQVNCINEHFHELMSFLQNALKNNQFSMQLRINQPGEKEIIFSPKDVLKKMIEKNPDIKNLYDTFDLEIA; from the coding sequence ATGGACAACTATATTGTTTCGGCACGGAAATACCGCCCCTCGACTTTCCGGTCGGTGGTCGGACAAAAGGCGCTTACCCAAACCCTTAAAAACGCCATCGACTCGAAGAAGCTGGCCCACGCCTACCTCTTCTGCGGTCCCCGGGGGGTGGGCAAAACCTCGTGTGCCCGCATCTTTGCCAAGACAATCAACTGTTTCCACCCCACCGAATCGGGCGAAGCCTGCAACGAATGCGAGTCGTGCCGGGCCTTCAACGAGCAGCGTTCCTACAACATTATCGAGCTCGATGCCGCCTCGAACAACTCGGTCGACGACATTCGCACCCTCATCGACCAGGTGCGTATCCCACCCCAGGTGGGACAATACAAGGTCTTCATCATCGACGAGGTGCACATGCTCTCGGCCGCAGCCTTCAACGCCTTCTTGAAGACACTCGAAGAGCCGCCCCACCACGCCATCTTCATCTTGGCCACCACCGAGAAGCACAAGATTCTGCCCACCATTCTCTCACGGTGCCAGGTCTATGACTTCCAGCGTATCACTACGGCCGACATTGCCGAGCATCTGCAATATGTCGCTTCGCAAGAGGGCATCACCGCCGAACCCGAAGCGCTCGACATCATCGCCCAAAAGGCCGACGGGGGTATGCGCGACGCCCTCTCGATATTCGACCAGGTGGTGAGTTTCACGGGCGGACACATCACCTACAAGGCCGTCATCGAAAACCTCAACGTACTCGACTACGAATACTACTTCCGACTGGTCGATGCCTTCCTGCAAGGCAACGTACCGCAAGCGCTCCTCATTTTCAAGGAGGTACGCGACCACGGCTTCGAGGGACAGTTTTTCATCGGCGGGTTGAGCCGTCACCTGCGCGACCTGCTGGTGAGCAAAGACCCTTCGACCCTGCCGCTGCTCGAAGTGAGTGCCTCGGTGGCCCAACGTTATGGCGAACAGGCTCAAAAGTGCTCGCTCGCCTTCCTCTACCGGGCCATGGAGTTGAGCAACCGCTGCGACCTCGACTACCGCATCAGCAACAACAAGCAGTTCCTGGTGGAGCTGACCCTGATACAAATCTGCCAGATTATTCACCCGGTCGGCTCCACCCCTCAGGAACCGCCTCTGCAAAAAATAAATCCACCCACACCGGGCAACGTGCCGCAACCGGCACCGGCCGCACAACCGCAGCCCCAGAACCGTCCGGCCTCACAACCCCAGGCCCAAGCCCCACACCAGCCTCAGGCACAGGCTCAGCCGGCCCCTCAAACCGCTACGGCCGAACCGCAGGCGACCTACCGTCCGGCCACGATACGCCCGACGGCTCCGACACACAAACCGGCTGCCGCGGCCCCGGCTGCCCAATCGAGAAAAGCGGCTCCCGTGCGCATCTCCATTCACCAGAAACCGGCCGAGGCTGCTCCGGCCGAACAGGCCGCCGCGGCACAAGCGGTACTCGACACCCCCTTTACCGAGGAGGCGCTCAACACAGCCTGGCTGGCATACACCCAGACCATTCCCACCGAGGTGGTGCTGGTCAACACCATGCAGAGCTGCCGACCCAAACTGCTCGACCCCCGCACCTTTGTCGTCTCGGTCGACTCGCAAATTCAGGTCAACTGCATCAACGAGCATTTTCACGAACTGATGTCTTTCCTGCAAAACGCGTTGAAAAACAACCAGTTCTCCATGCAGCTGCGCATTAACCAGCCGGGTGAAAAAGAGATTATTTTCAGCCCCAAAGACGTGTTGAAAAAGATGATCGAGAAGAACCCCGACATCAAAAACCTCTACGATACCTTCGACCTCGAAATCGCCTGA
- a CDS encoding S-adenosylmethionine:tRNA ribosyltransferase-isomerase — protein sequence MIKTQNIRIEDFNYPLPDERIAKFPLARRDQSKLLVYRQGQIEEHHFYDLPDVLPADSLLVFNNTRVIQARLHFRKETGALIEVFCLEPLDPHEYALSFQSTRSCSWLCLIGNAKKWKSGPLTQEVEIDGKTVRFTAERGVPHGNACEVRFSWDNPEVTFAALLDHAGELPIPPYLNRETEESDKTTYQTVYSKIEGSVAAPTAGLHFTPEVLAALRDKGIPELELTLHVGAGTFKPVKSETLEGHEMHTEYISVNRDLIDTLARTDRRVVAVGTTSVRTLESLYYIGKMLATNPDAEPHDLVVSQWQPYDGSPDIDPREALAHIVDYLDRHGMTRLVTATQIIIAPGYRYHIVQGMITNFHQPQSTLLLLVSAFVDGRWREIYDYALAHGFRFLSYGDSSLLLP from the coding sequence ATGATAAAAACTCAGAATATTCGCATCGAGGATTTCAACTATCCTCTGCCCGACGAACGCATTGCCAAGTTCCCCCTCGCCCGGCGCGACCAATCCAAACTGCTGGTCTACCGCCAGGGACAAATCGAGGAGCACCACTTCTACGACCTGCCCGACGTGCTGCCGGCCGACAGCCTGCTGGTTTTCAACAACACCCGGGTGATACAGGCCCGGCTCCACTTCCGCAAGGAGACCGGCGCCCTCATCGAGGTCTTCTGCCTCGAACCGCTTGACCCGCACGAATATGCCCTCTCGTTCCAGTCGACCCGGTCGTGTTCGTGGCTCTGCCTCATCGGCAACGCGAAGAAATGGAAGAGCGGCCCCCTCACGCAGGAGGTTGAAATAGACGGTAAAACCGTACGCTTCACCGCCGAGCGGGGCGTGCCCCACGGCAACGCCTGCGAGGTGCGCTTCTCGTGGGACAACCCCGAGGTGACCTTCGCCGCGCTGCTCGACCATGCGGGCGAACTGCCCATACCTCCCTACCTCAACCGGGAGACCGAGGAGAGCGACAAGACCACCTATCAGACGGTCTACTCCAAAATCGAAGGGTCGGTAGCGGCTCCCACCGCCGGACTCCATTTCACCCCCGAGGTACTGGCTGCCCTGCGCGACAAAGGGATACCCGAACTCGAACTCACCCTGCACGTGGGTGCCGGCACCTTCAAGCCGGTGAAGAGCGAGACCCTCGAAGGGCACGAGATGCACACCGAGTACATCTCGGTAAACCGCGACCTCATCGACACCCTGGCCCGCACCGACCGCCGCGTGGTAGCCGTGGGAACCACCTCGGTACGCACGCTCGAAAGCCTCTACTACATCGGCAAGATGCTGGCTACCAATCCCGATGCCGAGCCACACGACCTCGTCGTGAGCCAGTGGCAACCCTACGACGGCAGCCCCGACATCGACCCGCGCGAGGCCCTCGCACACATCGTCGACTACCTCGACCGCCACGGCATGACGCGCCTCGTCACTGCCACCCAGATTATCATCGCCCCGGGCTACCGTTACCACATCGTGCAGGGCATGATTACCAACTTCCACCAACCGCAAAGCACCCTGCTGTTGCTGGTATCGGCCTTTGTCGACGGACGCTGGCGCGAGATTTACGACTACGCCCTGGCACACGGCTTCCGGTTCCTCAGCTACGGCGACAGTTCGCTGCTGCTCCCGTGA
- the porE gene encoding PorE family type IX secretion system protein, translating to MKIKTVFWGLAVAGVLASCSGAKLSVANEQYARGEYYDAAQTYRKVYGKTNPRKERKLRGEIAFKMGECYRRINMAPRSAAAYQNAIRYDYPDSMALFYLARSQQFEGKYKEAIKNYQAFLETNPLSTLAKNGIRGCNLATQWKENPTRYVVKKASILNSRRSDFSPMYLGTDYDQIYFTSSTEKALGKNKSGITGTKNSDIYFSKKDERGAWQKPEPVEGEVNTEDDEGVISFSPDGTTMYLSKARREPNADTSVEIYTSTRTGAQWSAAKKYEITADTLSAFGHPAVSPDGQYLYFVSDMPGGYGGKDLWRISLTEKEGTLENLGVQINTPGDEMFPYIRSNGDLYFASDGHPGMGGLDIFRARMNDSGMWQIENMKYPINSSADDFGITFGEEETGFFSSNRGDGRGYDNIYTFELPSIRVWISGTVLDKDDEPVPDAIIRIVGNDGSNQKEFARKDGSFRFKLDRGVHYVMLATCRGYLNSKQEFISDSEEKDAEYGVNFVLASISKPILIENIFYDFDQATLRPESEASLNELVKMLNDNPNVSIELGAHTDMKGSEQYNQRLSDRRAQSVVDYLIKSGIDPRRLQPKGYGESKPKVITKKLASQYPQFKEGDVLTEEYINSLTPEDQEIANQINRRTEFQVLSITWNLY from the coding sequence ATGAAGATAAAGACGGTATTTTGGGGATTGGCTGTGGCCGGCGTGTTGGCGTCGTGCTCGGGGGCAAAACTAAGCGTTGCCAACGAGCAATACGCCCGGGGCGAATATTACGATGCCGCCCAGACCTACCGCAAAGTGTACGGCAAGACCAACCCGCGCAAGGAGCGCAAGCTGCGGGGCGAGATTGCCTTCAAGATGGGCGAATGCTACCGACGCATCAACATGGCTCCACGCAGCGCGGCAGCCTACCAGAATGCCATACGATACGACTACCCCGACAGCATGGCACTCTTCTACCTGGCCCGCAGCCAGCAGTTCGAGGGCAAGTACAAGGAGGCCATCAAGAACTACCAGGCCTTTCTCGAAACCAATCCCCTCAGCACCCTGGCCAAGAACGGCATCAGAGGCTGCAACCTCGCCACCCAGTGGAAAGAGAATCCCACCCGCTACGTAGTCAAGAAGGCCTCGATACTCAACTCGCGCCGTAGCGACTTCTCGCCCATGTATCTGGGCACCGACTACGACCAGATCTACTTTACCTCATCGACCGAAAAGGCGCTGGGTAAAAACAAAAGCGGAATCACCGGCACCAAAAACAGCGACATCTACTTCTCCAAGAAAGACGAGCGGGGTGCCTGGCAAAAACCCGAACCCGTCGAGGGCGAGGTCAATACCGAAGACGACGAAGGGGTCATCAGTTTCAGCCCCGACGGCACCACCATGTACCTGAGCAAGGCCCGTCGCGAACCCAATGCCGACACCTCGGTCGAGATTTATACCTCGACCCGCACGGGTGCCCAGTGGAGCGCGGCCAAGAAATATGAAATCACGGCCGATACCCTCTCGGCCTTCGGCCACCCGGCCGTATCGCCCGATGGCCAATACCTCTATTTCGTCTCCGACATGCCGGGCGGATACGGGGGGAAAGACCTGTGGCGCATCTCGCTCACCGAGAAGGAGGGCACCCTCGAAAATCTGGGCGTACAGATCAACACCCCGGGCGACGAGATGTTCCCCTACATTCGCAGCAACGGCGACCTCTATTTCGCCTCCGACGGCCACCCGGGCATGGGCGGACTCGACATCTTCCGCGCCCGCATGAACGACTCGGGCATGTGGCAAATCGAGAACATGAAATACCCCATCAACTCGTCGGCCGACGATTTCGGTATCACCTTCGGCGAAGAGGAGACCGGTTTCTTCTCGTCGAACCGGGGCGACGGCCGGGGCTACGACAACATCTACACCTTCGAGCTTCCCTCGATTCGGGTGTGGATCAGCGGCACGGTGCTCGACAAGGACGACGAGCCGGTGCCCGATGCCATTATCCGCATCGTGGGCAACGACGGGTCAAACCAGAAGGAGTTTGCCCGCAAGGACGGCAGCTTCCGGTTCAAGCTCGACCGGGGTGTGCACTACGTGATGCTCGCCACCTGCCGGGGCTACCTCAACTCCAAGCAGGAGTTCATCTCCGACTCCGAAGAGAAAGATGCCGAGTATGGGGTCAACTTCGTGCTCGCCTCCATCAGCAAACCCATTCTCATCGAGAATATCTTCTACGATTTCGACCAGGCCACGCTGCGTCCCGAGTCGGAAGCCTCGCTCAACGAGCTGGTCAAGATGCTCAACGACAACCCCAACGTATCGATCGAGCTGGGGGCTCACACCGACATGAAGGGCAGCGAGCAGTACAACCAGCGGCTCTCCGACCGACGGGCCCAGTCGGTAGTCGACTACCTCATCAAGTCGGGCATCGACCCCCGCCGCCTGCAACCCAAAGGCTACGGCGAGAGCAAGCCCAAGGTCATCACCAAGAAACTGGCCTCCCAATACCCGCAGTTCAAGGAGGGCGATGTGCTCACCGAGGAATATATCAACAGCCTCACTCCCGAGGACCAGGAGATTGCCAACCAGATAAACCGGCGTACCGAATTCCAGGTACTGTCGATTACCTGGAACCTGTACTAA
- a CDS encoding glucosaminidase domain-containing protein, translating into MKFRYLVTLLFLILALAPLSAQRKNKIYLDYIEQYKSIAIKHQKQYGIPASITLAQGLLESGAGRSELARKSNNHFGIKCHSDWKGKRVYHDDDRKDDCFRKYDSPEDSFDDHAKFLKRPRYASLFELKVTDYRGWAKGLKQCGYATDRSYANKLIQTIELYELYQYDRPKFKPIRVQDLPPVEVENPHPVYRSWGLLYIEARNGDTFESIAQEFGFSAKKLAGYNEVPRDYPLENGDIVYLEKKKKKAEKGYDYTVVRSGDSMHSIAQRYGIRLKNLYKMNKLPDDYIPSVGDRLKLR; encoded by the coding sequence ATGAAATTCAGATACCTTGTTACCCTTCTGTTTCTTATTCTGGCGTTGGCCCCTCTTTCGGCCCAGCGTAAAAACAAAATTTATCTCGACTATATCGAACAATATAAATCGATAGCCATCAAGCATCAGAAACAGTATGGCATTCCGGCCAGCATCACGCTGGCGCAGGGGTTGCTCGAATCGGGGGCGGGACGCAGCGAGCTGGCCCGCAAGTCGAACAACCACTTTGGCATCAAGTGCCACAGCGACTGGAAGGGGAAGCGCGTCTATCACGACGACGACCGTAAGGACGACTGTTTCCGCAAATACGACTCGCCCGAGGACTCTTTTGACGACCATGCCAAGTTCTTGAAACGTCCCCGCTATGCCTCGCTCTTCGAGTTGAAGGTGACCGACTACCGGGGCTGGGCCAAGGGGTTGAAACAATGTGGCTATGCCACCGACCGGTCGTATGCCAACAAGCTGATACAGACTATCGAACTCTATGAACTCTACCAATACGACCGCCCGAAATTCAAGCCTATCCGCGTGCAGGATCTCCCGCCCGTCGAGGTGGAAAATCCGCATCCGGTGTATCGCTCGTGGGGATTGCTCTATATCGAGGCCCGCAACGGCGATACCTTCGAGTCGATTGCGCAGGAGTTTGGTTTCTCGGCCAAGAAGCTGGCTGGATATAACGAGGTGCCCCGCGACTATCCCTTGGAGAATGGCGACATTGTCTACCTCGAAAAGAAAAAGAAGAAGGCCGAGAAGGGGTATGACTACACGGTGGTCCGTTCGGGCGATTCGATGCACTCCATTGCCCAGCGGTATGGCATTCGCCTGAAAAATCTCTACAAAATGAACAAGCTCCCCGACGACTATATCCCTTCGGTGGGCGACCGGTTGAAACTGCGGTAA
- a CDS encoding O-acetylhomoserine aminocarboxypropyltransferase/cysteine synthase family protein produces MDPKKLHFETLQLHVGQEQPDPATDARAVPIYQTTSYVFSDSAHAAARFDLKEPGNIYGRLGNPTQDVLERRIAALEGGVAALAVASGAAAVTYTFQNLAVAGDHIVAANTIYGGTYNLLDHTLPAYGVTTTFVDPADLSNFEQAIRPNTKAIFIETLGNPNSGIIDIDAVAGIAHRHHIPLVIDNTFGTPYLIRPIEHGADIVVHSATKFIGGHGTSLGGIIVDSGRFDWAASGKFPQLSEPDPSYHGARFIDVAGPAAFVTRIRAVILRDTGAAISPFNAFLLLQGLETLSLRVERHVENALRVVEFLARHPKVKKVNHPALPDHPDHALYERYFPHGAGSIFTFEIKGGEAEAHRFIDSLEIFSLLANVADVKSLVIHPASTTHAQLTNREKAEQAIYPGTIRLSIGTEHIDDLIADLSQALEKV; encoded by the coding sequence ATGGACCCGAAAAAATTGCACTTCGAGACTTTACAACTCCATGTGGGACAAGAGCAACCCGACCCCGCCACCGACGCCCGGGCCGTCCCCATCTACCAGACCACCTCCTACGTGTTCAGCGACTCGGCCCACGCCGCCGCACGCTTCGACCTGAAAGAGCCGGGCAACATCTACGGCCGACTGGGCAACCCCACGCAAGATGTACTCGAACGACGCATCGCCGCCCTCGAAGGGGGTGTAGCCGCCCTGGCCGTCGCCTCGGGAGCCGCCGCCGTGACCTACACCTTCCAGAACCTCGCCGTCGCCGGCGACCACATCGTCGCGGCCAACACCATCTACGGCGGCACCTACAACCTGCTCGACCACACGTTGCCCGCCTACGGGGTCACCACCACCTTTGTCGACCCGGCCGACCTCTCGAATTTCGAGCAGGCCATACGGCCCAACACCAAAGCCATCTTCATCGAGACACTGGGCAACCCCAACTCGGGTATCATCGACATCGACGCCGTAGCCGGGATAGCACACCGCCACCACATTCCACTCGTCATCGACAACACCTTCGGCACCCCCTACCTCATACGCCCCATCGAACATGGTGCCGACATCGTAGTCCACTCGGCCACCAAGTTCATCGGCGGTCACGGCACCTCGCTGGGCGGCATCATCGTCGACTCGGGCCGTTTCGACTGGGCCGCCTCCGGCAAGTTTCCCCAACTGAGCGAACCCGACCCCAGTTACCACGGAGCCCGCTTCATCGACGTGGCCGGCCCAGCCGCCTTCGTCACCCGCATACGGGCCGTCATTCTGCGCGACACCGGTGCCGCCATCAGCCCCTTCAACGCATTCCTGCTGTTGCAGGGGCTCGAAACCCTCTCGCTGCGGGTCGAACGTCATGTCGAGAATGCCCTGCGGGTAGTCGAATTCCTCGCCCGTCACCCCAAGGTAAAGAAGGTCAACCACCCGGCTCTGCCCGACCACCCCGACCACGCCCTCTACGAGCGTTACTTCCCCCACGGAGCCGGCTCGATATTCACCTTCGAAATCAAGGGCGGCGAGGCCGAAGCTCACCGGTTCATCGACAGCCTCGAAATCTTCTCGCTGCTGGCCAACGTGGCCGATGTGAAATCGCTGGTCATTCACCCTGCATCGACCACCCACGCTCAACTGACCAACCGCGAGAAGGCCGAGCAGGCCATCTACCCCGGCACCATACGCCTCTCCATCGGCACCGAACATATCGACGACCTCATCGCCGACCTGTCGCAAGCCCTGGAAAAAGTATAA
- a CDS encoding cytidine deaminase, translating into MENKNITTKIIVCSYEELNDEEKKLVDAAKEASNRSYAPYSRFQVGAAVRLAGGVLVSGSNQENAAYPSGTCAERTTLFYANSQYPDRAVEALAIAAQTGEKFIEHPTAPCGACRQVILETEERYRHPIRIYLYGTNEVYIVDSIVGLLPLCFGKSDLPE; encoded by the coding sequence ATGGAAAACAAAAATATCACCACAAAGATAATAGTTTGCTCGTATGAAGAGCTAAACGACGAGGAGAAAAAGTTGGTCGATGCCGCCAAAGAGGCCTCCAACCGTTCCTATGCCCCCTATTCCCGTTTTCAGGTAGGGGCTGCCGTGCGTCTGGCCGGCGGAGTGCTGGTCTCGGGCAGCAACCAGGAGAATGCCGCCTACCCGTCGGGCACTTGTGCCGAACGCACCACCCTCTTCTATGCCAACTCGCAATACCCCGACCGGGCTGTCGAGGCACTGGCCATCGCCGCCCAGACGGGAGAAAAATTCATCGAGCACCCCACCGCTCCCTGCGGGGCCTGCCGCCAGGTGATACTCGAAACCGAGGAGCGTTACCGCCACCCCATTCGCATCTACCTCTACGGGACCAACGAGGTCTATATCGTCGACTCGATAGTGGGACTGCTGCCCCTCTGCTTCGGCAAAAGCGACCTGCCCGAATAG